Proteins from one Blattabacterium cuenoti genomic window:
- a CDS encoding RpiB/LacA/LacB family sugar-phosphate isomerase, which translates to MLIAIGSDHTGVYYKSLIISFLTKIGCKIKDFGFSEHGKAVDYPDFIHPTAEFVNEGKADFGIIICGTGNGAAMIANKYKKIRAALVWNKEVAFLARKHNDANIISLPARFLDKNEILEITETFLITNFEGGRHKIRISKIPIQNYPQ; encoded by the coding sequence ATGTTAATAGCAATAGGGTCCGATCATACAGGAGTATATTATAAATCTTTAATAATCTCTTTCTTAACTAAGATAGGATGTAAAATAAAAGATTTTGGATTTTCTGAACATGGAAAAGCAGTAGATTATCCTGATTTTATTCATCCCACAGCTGAATTTGTGAATGAAGGTAAAGCTGATTTTGGAATTATTATATGTGGAACTGGAAATGGAGCTGCTATGATTGCAAATAAATATAAAAAAATTCGTGCAGCTTTAGTATGGAATAAAGAAGTTGCTTTCTTGGCAAGAAAACACAATGATGCTAATATTATTAGTTTACCAGCACGTTTTTTAGATAAAAATGAAATTTTGGAAATTACAGAAACATTTTTAATAACCAATTTTGAAGGTGGAAGACATAAAATTAGAATAAGCAAAATACCAATACAAAATTATCCTCAGTAG
- the rsmI gene encoding 16S rRNA (cytidine(1402)-2'-O)-methyltransferase — MLYIVPTPIGNLEDFTFRGLRILKEVDLILVESYKVSKKLLKFYNITTQTNKYHIYNEHKRIPHLIKKIKKGIKLALISNAGTPSISDPGFLLIKYCINNSIPVECLPGPTALIPALVNSGLSINEFTFIGFLPKKKRRSKLEILSKENRTIVFYESPHRLLKTLKEIKYFFGMQRNIAICKEISKFFQNTLRGNIEIIISHYENVENILGEYTIIIEKNN, encoded by the coding sequence ATGTTATATATTGTTCCTACTCCTATAGGTAACCTAGAGGACTTTACTTTCAGAGGATTACGTATCTTAAAAGAGGTTGATTTAATTTTGGTAGAGAGTTATAAAGTTTCTAAAAAACTATTAAAATTTTATAATATTACAACTCAAACAAATAAATATCATATTTATAATGAACATAAAAGAATTCCTCATCTTATAAAAAAAATCAAGAAAGGAATAAAATTAGCATTAATATCTAACGCAGGAACTCCAAGTATATCTGATCCGGGATTTTTATTAATTAAGTATTGTATTAATAATTCTATTCCTGTGGAATGTTTACCTGGACCTACAGCTTTAATTCCAGCATTAGTCAATTCAGGGTTGTCTATCAATGAATTTACTTTTATTGGATTTTTACCAAAAAAAAAAAGAAGAAGTAAATTGGAAATTTTATCAAAAGAAAATAGAACTATTGTTTTCTACGAATCTCCTCATAGATTATTAAAAACATTAAAAGAAATAAAATATTTTTTTGGAATGCAAAGAAACATTGCTATTTGTAAAGAAATATCCAAATTTTTCCAAAATACATTAAGAGGAAATATAGAAATAATAATTTCACATTACGAAAATGTCGAAAATATATTAGGAGAATATACTATCATTATTGAAAAAAACAACTAA
- a CDS encoding aspartate-semialdehyde dehydrogenase, whose protein sequence is MKLGVVGVTGLVGRVMIDVLEKRNFPLEELYISASEKSVGREFSFKGRVYKVIDLNKLLLKKPNIVLFSAGSSISKEWAPRFVKIGSTVIDNSSAWRMDPTKKLIVPEVNASCLEKSDKIIANPNCSTIQLVMVLFPLHLEYKIHRVIVSTYQSVTGTGKKALDQLNQEKEGKTKNVCKIYPYSIHQNVLPHCDSFSKDGYTIEELKLIKETKKIMNNKDIAITATAARVPVIGGHSESVNITFENKPDINHIYKILHKTKGIIVQDNPKKNIYPMPLYAHKKDEVFVGRIRKDFSFKNSINMWIVSDNLRKGSATNAIQIAEYIMKENYI, encoded by the coding sequence ATGAAACTAGGAGTAGTAGGAGTTACTGGTTTAGTAGGACGTGTAATGATAGATGTCTTAGAAAAAAGAAATTTTCCATTGGAGGAATTGTATATTTCTGCTTCTGAGAAATCTGTTGGAAGAGAATTTTCTTTTAAAGGAAGAGTATATAAAGTCATTGACTTGAATAAGTTATTATTAAAAAAACCGAATATTGTTTTATTTTCAGCAGGTTCAAGTATATCAAAAGAATGGGCTCCTAGATTTGTAAAAATAGGATCAACTGTCATAGATAATTCTTCTGCATGGAGAATGGATCCTACAAAAAAATTAATTGTTCCTGAAGTGAATGCTTCTTGTTTAGAAAAAAGTGATAAGATTATCGCTAATCCAAATTGTTCTACAATACAATTAGTAATGGTTTTATTTCCATTACATTTAGAATATAAAATACATAGAGTAATTGTTTCTACTTATCAATCAGTAACAGGAACTGGTAAAAAAGCTTTAGATCAACTAAATCAAGAAAAAGAGGGAAAGACTAAGAATGTTTGTAAAATTTATCCATATTCTATTCATCAGAATGTTTTACCTCATTGTGACTCTTTTTCCAAAGATGGTTATACAATAGAGGAATTGAAATTAATAAAGGAAACAAAAAAAATAATGAATAATAAAGATATAGCTATTACTGCTACAGCAGCACGTGTTCCTGTAATAGGTGGACACTCAGAAAGTGTAAATATTACATTTGAAAATAAACCTGATATAAATCATATATATAAAATTTTGCATAAAACAAAAGGAATTATTGTTCAAGATAATCCGAAAAAGAACATTTATCCTATGCCATTATATGCGCACAAAAAAGATGAAGTTTTTGTTGGTAGAATACGAAAAGACTTCTCATTTAAAAATTCTATAAATATGTGGATAGTATCCGATAATCTCCGGAAAGGATCTGCAACAAATGCTATTCAAATTGCAGAGTATATAATGAAAGAAAATTATATTTAG
- the gmk gene encoding guanylate kinase gives MKKGKMIILSGPSGSGKTTISHCLLSKFPDLKFSISCTTRSIRNNEKHGRDYYFVSINNFISKMKKYQFAEWEEVYPKLFYGTLKKEILRIWESNKHVLFDVDVKGGLSLKKQYPDNSLSIFIMANSIKILKERLLIRNSETSYDQINTRINKAKKENLSAKKFDFILFNTDLFQTKKKAIQIVHNFIYGK, from the coding sequence ATGAAAAAAGGTAAAATGATCATTTTATCTGGTCCTTCTGGATCTGGTAAAACTACTATTTCTCATTGTTTACTTTCAAAATTTCCAGACTTGAAATTTTCTATATCATGTACTACACGATCAATTAGAAATAATGAGAAACATGGAAGGGACTATTATTTTGTATCCATAAATAATTTTATCTCTAAAATGAAAAAATATCAATTTGCGGAGTGGGAAGAAGTTTATCCTAAACTATTTTATGGAACTTTGAAAAAAGAAATTTTAAGAATTTGGGAATCTAACAAACATGTTTTGTTTGATGTAGATGTCAAAGGAGGATTGAGCTTAAAAAAACAATATCCAGATAATTCTTTATCTATATTTATTATGGCAAATTCTATAAAAATTTTAAAAGAAAGACTTTTAATAAGAAATTCTGAAACATCATATGATCAGATAAATACACGTATAAATAAAGCAAAAAAAGAAAATCTTTCTGCTAAGAAATTTGACTTTATTTTATTTAATACTGATTTGTTTCAGACAAAAAAAAAAGCAATTCAAATTGTTCACAATTTTATTTATGGAAAATAA